The genomic stretch GGGACTGAGGAGTTGTTCTCTACAGTCACGTTTCATTACAGCACCTGGAGCGTTGAACGCCTCATTGAGATGAGCAAGTCACCCGATATTCGTCGACACGTCAAAACCATCATATGGGACACCAATCATTGGATTATTCCCCACGTTCACACCTTCCACGAGTGGGAATTATATCTCACTGAGAAGGGAGTCGATATGCGTCGATGGAACTCTGCTTTGTATACGTATGGAGGCATACTCATTGACCTGGCACAAAGCCAGCATGATTTTGAAGCCTATCTGGATAATGTGAGGGATGAGAAGGCGGCAGAAGAAATGTTCTTCAAGTCGGATGTATTGCGAAGGTTTCAGAACCTGCAAACTATCCACATTTCCGATGGCGAGGACTGGTACTTGGACTTGGATGCTGTCAGCCTGCGGAGAGGTGAAGGCCGCAATGGCTGGAACAATCGCTGTGGGATGATGGCATTCAAATTTCTTCAAAAGACATCTCCACTGCCGATCAAAACTTTGCGGCTGAACAGGCTGAGCCACTTCGCCCTGCAGCACGTTTCCGGGGACTTTAGCAGCCTGACTAGTCTGGATCTCAACATCACTGCGCGGGCGGACCGCAGATTTCGCCACTATTGGGATGCAACAGATTGGTGGAGCGCAGCTTATATCGTGCCCAACGGAAACTTGACAAAGTTTATCATGGGCATGCCTCATCTCCACAGTCTTCGCATCAGTCTCCAAGACACCGGTCGATCCGACTGTTGGCGCGACAGGATGCCCCTTTCGTCGATTGATGCAACCTTTGATTCGGAGTACACATGGCCGAGATTGCGGCATCTGTCCTTGTGTCACTTTTTCGCTACTCTGGATAGCTTGTTGTCACTGCTTAATAGACACAGGGCTACGTTGACAGAAGTCAGTCTTCGCAATATTTCCTTTGACGATGACTGCACACAAAGTGCAGCAAACCCCCATTGGGCCTTTGATCACCCTTCGTCTCCATCCGAATACCAAACTATGATAGAACAACGTCTTCAGCTCAATGAGTGGCCAACCTTTCTAGAAAAGGTATCCGAGGTGCTCCATCTTGAGCGTGCAACGATTTCGGGTATACTGGGCACGCATAGGTTCGGGTACGGGTGGTACCTGAACGACCGAGACCTCGGTCCTGCTGTTTCAGAATACGTCATTTCAGGAAGTGGTCTCTGTCCGCTAAACACTGATAATGTTAGACTCCTGCATCCTTGGGACGAGTTTCGACGTTGATATGTCTTGCAACCACGTGGGAGGAGAGGTCGCGATTTCACCGGGAATCAAGCGCTGGAATTTGGTACAAAACAAGATTTCTGAGGATACACATGGCATTGCACGAGAAGAGTTATATACAGATGCGCTAATAAAAACCATGGCCTTCCTCGAGAACAGAATCTCCTGTTTACCCAAGCAAACGCTAACCGGAAAACACCAAGAATCAAACAAGCTTTAGTAATTGTACTTGTAACACAGGGTACCAGCGGTATCCAAGATATCCCGAACCTTGATATTCGGTCGGACACCGTTTACGCTGATCTCGGTATCAAGCGTAAGTGGGTTGCCAGAAGCATCGTTGCCGTTGATAGTGGTGGTACGAACACCCGGGTTGGAGTTTTGCCAGATACGAAAGTTGCGGTCGACGAAAGCGTGGTGCAGCCAGAAGATGGGGTCGGCGGGCGCGGCATACGTGTCTTGCATGACGGCTCCGATACCGTTGTGGCCCCAGGCGTGAGGACCGTTCTCAGCGCACTGCGCCATGCCGGCGAAGTCGCTGTATGCGTTGCATTGGTTTACGTAGGCGGAGTTGCAGTATTGGGTTTTTGCGCCGTCACCGTTGCGGGACAGACAATGGACTTGGTTGCCGGAGCCGGGACCGATGTTGATGGCAAGGTTGGCAAATTGCTGGGTTCGAGGGTTAGTTTAACTTCTTTGTGCTTTACCAAAAGAGGCGTGTGGGACAAGAGGGGGTTTGTAAACTTACACCATCCGTTACACAGTTTCCACCAACAGCAATGCTGCCCAGCCACCTACTGGAGAAGATTGAGGATTGTGCGAAGCGGCCGGCATACCGCGTCTCGTCGAACCATGGCATGGGTACCGAAAGGCCGCACTCGGTGCGTAGCACGTCCTCAAACACCCAAGTGTAGTACCTGTGCCAGAGAAGAAACTTTGAGTTTCCGTGGACATTGGGTGTTAAGCCTTGGTGCAGTGAGACGAGATCCTCGTATCGGCTCCTGGATCCGGGGAATTGGCCTGATGGAGCCTTGTTCATTAAGCACTTGATTGAGTCGACGAATGCTTGCTTGGTTGAGTCGGATGTGGCGTCCCATTCGGTGCGCACACGCGGGTTGGAGCATgttgcagcagcagcggaAAAGCTGAGGACTCTGAAGGATGGTGCGGCGGGGGCCTCTGGCGCTGTGGCAGTGTAGTTGTCGAAAATGACTTTTGCGACCTCTGGTAGGATAGGCGTGGAGAACTTTCGTGTCTCGGCGAACTTGACGACCGGCAATGGGGTAACGAACTTGGTTGACGGAGCTTCCTGAGGAGACGGTAGGGCGGAAACACTGGCAAGCAAGGCCATGGAGGCGGAAAAGATGGCGGAACGCATGATTAGGGTATATGGATTAAAAGACTGTTCTAAAACTCTGGAGCAATACCGAGAGAAAAGCGAGTGGAAACGACAAGCAACCCAGCAAAGCGAGCGTATGGGTTATGGTAGAGCGAGTCTTGTACTGTACAAGAAAAGACAATCCTTCCACGAGCAGGCGCCCCAGTCGACCTTATACCTGGACAACCTACATTGGCGATGCGCCTGAAATACCGGTAGGGCGAATTACACGCCATAGGCACCACCCCGTAGATCAGCCGTTCCCTGTCCGTTCCTCGAGCCGTCTCACCGCTGGCGGAAACAAGCAGGATCCATGGACCACACATGGAAATACGACTAAAACCCGGCAAAGCCATGTTTACCGCTTTGCCCTCTTCGCCCAAACAAAAAACGCCCATACACTACCTATCCATAGCGTCTGGTCCAAGCGGCTGGGCTGAGCTGGCTTGGGAGGGGAAAAGAGCAGCTGGAATGAAAAAAAGTGGCACTAGGGGCTGCTGCAACGTCGTATTGGCAAGCAAAAGTGCAGAGCTGGAGCTAATCGCTGCCAGGCACCCAGGACAGATGGGTTAAGTGGATGTCTGTTAAGCTCGTTTTGGGTTTGGTGGCGTAAACAAGCGTTGCCGAGACCTTTTGCCTCGTGAGCTCAGGCCCTCTTCCTGCGTTTGGCTGTCTTCCTTCATACGAACGCGCCAGCGCCACGATACGAGGCGGATGCGCTGGCGCAATCGATAAACACGGACGACGATTACTGCTTCTGGATAGAGTCGACGGCGGGCCTGATCATTTCTCTGGTCTTTGCCCGTGGTTCATGGGCCCAGGGCCTGTCATGTGTTTCGGACTTCCGAGCTGTCAGTTCTGCTCAACGCACGGAGCGGAGAAAAGCAAACTTCGGACATGTCCTAGCTCTGCGAACTACAGCGGAAGCATTGCCTTTGCTCCTCTTTTTTCCTTTGGATGATGGCACGACTATCGGCTTTTTTTTGCCCTGCGTGGGCGTGTGCGTGCACGCGCGACGGATCTACCGGCCTTGTTGCGGCGGCCGGGCCGAGCTGATTGGCTGACGCCATACTTCGTATTGCCGCCTTGCCATGTTCTGCATCGGCTTTCTTTTCGCTTCTGAAGCTGCCCCGGTCCCGTCGCTGCGTGGTTCCAAATATAGTAGTCATCAATGCTCGTCCGTCGGTCAATGtagtcgtcgtcgtcgatGAACGGTACAACACGTCGAGTCTTCGATTAGCACAACCACGGTTTCGATGGCGTCTGGCGTTTGACATGCATGCTGATTTTTTCTTCTTACCGCTCTTGCAGCTTAACGTTTTGTGTGTGACATGAAAGGTGGCGCATGGCGTTTTTTCTTGTCTTGTCTACTCCGCTCCTCGAAACGTACCTACCGCCTTAGCCCGACCCGCCGAGGCGCCCTTTTGGCTGCAGGACAAGAAACCCCCAAAATGACTTTTATGCACTGCACTTTTATTGGCCTTGTATATGCATCATAACTCATCATTAGGGTATATCCCGTGCAATAGTCAGCTCTCACACACCGGTTAACGGCACCGCGTCGCGCGCGCACGCACATGCATTTTTTTGGTTTGTAAGGCTGACGGTGGACTTGTTTCGCTGTCATCATATAGAGTGGTGCTGGAGCTGAAGAAGACGCTATTGACATTGGCGAGGCTGCAGGTAGAGTGTCTTGGGTGCATGACCGAGATGGGAGGGGGATCGACGGCTTGTGCAGATGCAGGTGCTTAGTCTTTGGCTGACGTCGTTTTTGGTTTTTGCATCGCATCGCATCGCATCGCTGGAAGAGACAAGGGGAGGTGCAGTGCTGTGCTGTGTAGTTGCGGTATGGCTATGGGCCCCCTGATCCATCTCCTGATGCATGCACATGCACGCATCCATCCCGTCAGCCTATCCATCCACCGCACATGCATGCTCGCACAAGGTAAAACGGGTTTTCTGCACAACCGCAACATTCGTTATCCTACCTCCACGCGCGCACATGATACCGGAAATACCTTCACCATCATGTAACCGAACCACCGAAACAAAAACCATCATATCGTGTACCTGCGGTATCTCCGCTCCGCTCCCACTAACTACCTCTTCTCCCGAAGTTCCCCCAGCGCTAACATCAGCACCGCCAATCCATCTATTCCCGCGCCGTCGCAATCTCCCCTTTTAGCTCCCACGCGGAACACCTCATCCTAGCGTACCGGGTATGTGTAACAGTTGCGCATAGCTTTACGTTGACACACACACACGAGCCGTCGGTGTTCATTTCCATTGATTGATTAACTGACTCCTTCCTATCCTTCCATTTTAACTTACCTGGCGTACGTACCCACATAACCAGAGAAAGTCCTCGGAACCCGGAACCAGAACCACATGGACTTGCACTAGAACCAGAGCTGGGGGCGCTAGAAGATTGTTCCTATCGCTATGTAAATCTAAAACTTCCGGTCCCCCGATGCGAGGCGAGTCCGGGAGTTCGGGATATCATGCACGTTCGGTTCGGTCGATAGGCTGATATATAGTTATGGTACCAGTACAGTATCAGTATCCACATGTATTCGTTTTTCTTATTCCCCAACGCAACCGACGCAACGACCTTACCGCACTTTTCTCCCACAAGTGACAACGACGGAGTGACGGTAGCACAA from Pyrenophora tritici-repentis strain M4 chromosome 1, whole genome shotgun sequence encodes the following:
- a CDS encoding tyrosinase — encoded protein: MRSAIFSASMALLASVSALPSPQEAPSTKFVTPLPVVKFAETRKFSTPILPEVAKVIFDNYTATAPEAPAAPSFRVLSFSAAAATCSNPRVRTEWDATSDSTKQAFVDSIKCLMNKAPSGQFPGSRSRYEDLVSLHQGLTPNVHGNSKFLLWHRYYTWVFEDVLRTECGLSVPMPWFDETRYAGRFAQSSIFSSRWLGSIAVGGNCVTDGQFANLAINIGPGSGNQVHCLSRNGDGAKTQYCNSAYVNQCNAYSDFAGMAQCAENGPHAWGHNGIGAVMQDTYAAPADPIFWLHHAFVDRNFRIWQNSNPGVRTTTINGNDASGNPLTLDTEISVNGVRPNIKVRDILDTAGTLCYKYNY